A genomic segment from Drosophila willistoni isolate 14030-0811.24 chromosome 2L unlocalized genomic scaffold, UCI_dwil_1.1 Seg168, whole genome shotgun sequence encodes:
- the LOC6641060 gene encoding uncharacterized protein LOC6641060: protein MAVWLVTLLLIGVILVLAALFLHHRYSYFARRGILHEKPVLIYGNTKGLGKTQSVRDPFRVLYEKYKKKAKYAGFYFGMSPNTVLFDLDLIKQVMIKDFQNFANRGNYYNEADDPITAHLFNLDGQKWRNMRTKLTPTFTALKMHQMLPIVVQISDRLVQLLGKEVDQVKASSKNGEASIEIKDWLARFTTDGIGSCAFGLDCNSLEDPNAEFRAVSRRLFTERRLNPIIMGLLNAYPSIGRKLHIKVAPKFASDFYTRVVKESIDYRDKNNVKRNDFLNILMEMREGKDGGLTFNQILAQAFVFLLAGFETSSSTMGFALYELATNQDVQDKAREEVKQVLAKHGELNYEAIKELKYMQQVFYETMRLWPILPILFRQAEKEYPVPGTNDVFEAGTHLVIPVEAIQHDPEIYPDPEKFDPERFTPEAVEQRHAMAWLPFGSGPRNCIGARFGEMQSIVGLATLVHNFKFVPSIDTQIPLKLSKTVFLTSPEAGIKLDVQKLMAVWLVPLLLVGAILALAALFLQHRYGYFARRGILHDKPVWIYGNTAEVGKTKTFRDPFRELYTKYKGKAKFAGFYVGLRPNPVLLDLDLIKQVMIKDFQNFANRGNYYNEEDDPVTAHLFNLDGQKWRNMRTKLTPTFTALKMHQMLPIIVEIGDRFVDLLNKEVAKVKKNGEAPVEIKDWLSRFTIDVIGSCAFGLDCNSLKDPNAEFRVITRTLFTVRRHGPLAMGLINTFPKIAEKLHVKIAPDNVSEFYTRVVRDTVDYRDKNNVKRNDFLNLLMGLREGKDGGLTFNQILAEAFVFLVAGFETSSSTMGFTLYELAINQDIQDKAREEVKQVLAKHGEFNYEAIKELKYIQQIFNETLRKWAILPILIRVAEKDYPVPGTNDVFEAGTQLIIPADAIHHDPEIYPDPEKFDPDRFTPEAVEQRHSMAWQPFGQGPRNCIGARFGEMQSIVGLAKLLHNFKFVPAKETQIPLRLSKTAFLLASDHGIIVDVQPI from the exons ATGGCTGTTTGGCTGGTCACCCTCTTGTTAATCGGTGTAATTTTGGTCTTAGCGGCCCTATTTTTGCATCATCGATATAGTTATTTTGCCAGACGTGGAATATTGCATGAGAAACCTGTTTTGATCTATGGAAACACAAAGGGTCTTGGCAAGACTCAGTCTGTGCGTGATCCTTTCCGAGTTTTATACGAGAAATATAAGAAAAAGGCAAAATATGCCGGCTTCTATTTTGGTATGAGTCCGAATACTGTCTTGTTTGATCTGGATTTGATCAAACAGGTGATGATCAAGGACTTCCAGAACTTTGCAAATCGTGGGAATTACTACAATGAGGCAGATGACCCAATAACAGCTCATCTGTTCAATCTGGATGGTCAGAAATGGAGGAACATGCGTACCAAACTAACTCCAACATTTACCGCATTGAAAATGCATCAAATGCTTCCAATAGTTGTCCAGATATCCGATAGATTAGTCCAACTTTTGGGTAAAGAAGTGGACCAGGTCAAGGCTTCATCAAAGAATGGTGAGGCTTCTATCGAAATCAAGGATTGGCTGGCTCGTTTCACCACCGATGGGATTGGCAGCTGCGCCTTTGGCTTAGACTGCAACAGCCTCGAAGATCCCAATGCCGAATTTCGAGCTGTCAGTCGGCGCCTGTTTACTGAACGCCGCTTGAATCCCATAATAATGGGTCTACTCAATGCTTACCCCAGTATCGGCAGGAAACTACACATAAAAGTGGCACCGAAATTCGCCAGTGACTTTTATACCCGAGTGGTCAAAGAATCAATTGATTATCGCGACAAGAACAATGTGAAACGCAACGATTTTCTCAATATCTTAATGGAAATGCGTGAAGGAAAGGATGGCGGATTGACTTTTAATCAAATTCTTGCCCAAGCATTTGTTTTCCTTCTGGCTGGCTTTGAGACCAGTTCAAGTACCATGGGTTTTGCCCTTTACGAGTTGGCTACAAATCAAGATGTTCAAGACAAAGCTAGGGAGGAAGTCAAGCAAGTTCTGGCCAAACATGGTGAATTGAACTATGAAGCGATTAAAGAACTGAAATATATGCAACAAGTGTTTTATG AAACCATGCGCCTATGGCCCATTCTTCCTATACTGTTTCGTCAAGCTGAGAAAGAGTATCCAGTGCCCGGAACCAATGATGTCTTTGAAGCTGGCACTCACTTGGTTATTCCCGTCGAAGCCATACAACATGATCCTGAAATCTATCCTGATCCTGAAAAATTTGATCCCGAACGTTTTACCCCCGAGGCTGTAGAGCAACGGCATGCCATGGCGTGGCTACCCTTTGGTTCTGGTCCCAGAAATTGCATTGGTGCTCGCTTTGGCGAAATGCAATCAATTGTTGGCTTGGCAACACTTGTacataatttcaaatttgttccttCGATAGATACTCAAATTCCATTGAAATTGAGTAAGACCGTGTTCCTAACATCGCCAGAGGCTGGCATTAAATTGGATGTTCAAAAGTt AATGGCTGTTTGGCTAGTTCCTCTTCTATTAGTCGGTGCAATATTGGCCTTAGCGGCTCTATTTTTGCAACATCGATATGGTTATTTTGCCAGACGTGGAATATTGCATGATAAACCCGTTTGGATCTATGGAAACACGGCCGAAGTTGGCAAAACTAAGACTTTCCGGGACCCTTTCCGTGAGCTGTATACCAAATACAAGGGCAAGGCAAAGTTTGCCGGCTTCTATGTTGGTCTGAGACCTAATCCAGTGCTTCTTGATTTGGATTTGATCAAACAGGTGATGATCAAAGATTTCCAAAACTTTGCAAATCGTGGTAACTACTACAACGAAGAGGATGACCCAGTCACAGCTCATCTGTTCAATCTGGATGGTCAGAAGTGGAGGAACATGCGTACCAAACTCACCCCCACATTTACCGCATTGAAAATGCATCAAATGCTTCCAATAATTGTGGAAATTGGCGATCGTTTTGTTGACCTTTTGAATAAGGAAGTTGCCAAAGTGAAGAAGAATGGTGAAGCACCTGTTGAAATAAAGGATTGGCTGTCTCGTTTCACAATCGATGTGATTGGCAGCTGTGCCTTTGGCTTGGACTGCAATAGTCTAAAGGATCCAAATGCCGAGTTCCGAGTGATTACTAGAACCCTATTCACTGTTCGCCGACATGGACCTCTAGCCATGGGCCTAATCAATACATTCCCCAAGATAGCTGAAAAGCTTCATGTAAAGATAGCACCCGATAACGTAAGCGAATTTTACACGCGTGTAGTTAGAGATACAGTTGATTATCGCGATAAGAACAATGTGAAACGAAATGACTTCCTCAATCTATTGATGGGTTTGCGCGAAGGAAAGGACGGAGGATTGACTTTCAATCAGATTCTTGCTGAAGCTTTTGTCTTCCTAGTGGCTGGCTTTGAGACCAGTTCAAGTACCATGGGATTTACCCTCTATGAGTTGGCTATCAATCAGGACATTCAGGATAAGGCTAGGGAGGAAGTAAAGCAAGTTCTGGCCAAACATGGTGAATTTAATTATGAAGCAATCAAAGAACTGAAATACATTCAGCAAATATTCAATG AAACCTTGCGCAAATGGGCAATTCTTCCCATTTTGATTCGTGTAGCCGAAAAAGATTATCCAGTGCCTGGAACGAATGATGTCTTTGAAGCTGGCACTCAATTGATTATACCCGCCGATGCCATACATCATGATCCCGAAATCTATCCTGATCCAGAGAAATTCGATCCTGATCGTTTTACCCCCGAGGCTGTGGAACAACGCCATTCGATGGCATGGCAACCCTTTGGCCAAGGTCCCAGAAATTGCATTGGTGCTCGCTTTGGTGAAATGCAATCGATTGTTGGCTTAGCCAAACTCCTTCataactttaaatttgttcCTGCCAAAGAGACTCAAATCCCTCTTCGATTAAGTAAGACAGCTTTCCTTTTGGCTAGTGACCATGGCATTATCGTGGATGTACAACCGATCTAG
- the LOC6641062 gene encoding cytochrome P450 6a8, translating into MAFCCLSLYLIGAVVALILLYLHRRYTYWSRRGVVQLNPKWIYGNMDKVGKTQSLRDPFRELYNTFKGKEKFGGFYVGMRQTAVLLDLDLIKLVMIKDFQNFANRGNYYNEQDDPLMAHLFNLDGQKWRNMRTKLTPTFTSLKMHHMYPTIVEIGDRFINLMNEEMLKARAVSNNGEAAVEVKDLLARFTTDVIGSCAFGLDCNSLKDPNAEFRSVSRRMLAQRRHGPIAMSFMGTYPNLARKLHMKFLPDYAAEFYLRVIKESIDHRDKNNIERGDFLNLVMEMREAVDGMTFNQIAAQCFVFLLAGFETSSSTMGFALYELALNQDVQEKARQEVKEILAKHGEFTYEAMKELKYLQQVLYETMRKWPILPILTRLTEKDYPVPGTNSQVFEAGTQLIIPADAIHHDPEIYPDPEKFDPERFSHDAVEKRHAMTWLPFGSGPRNCIGSRFGEMQSIVGLALLLKKFKFLPAKETPIPLQLNKKSFLLTSDSGIVLDVQSI; encoded by the exons AtggcattttgttgtttgagTCTTTATCTGATTGGCGCCGTAGTGGCGTTAATCTTGCTATATCTACATCGTCGGTATACCTATTGGTCGCGACGTGGAGTGGTTCAGCTGAATCCCAAATGGATCTATGGCAACATGGACAAGGTTGGCAAAACTCAAAGTCTCCGGGATCCCTTCCGTGAGTTATACAATACATTCAAGGGCAAGGAGAAATTCGGTGGCTTTTATGTGGGAATGCGTCAGACGGCAGTGTTACTTGATTTGGATTTGATCAAACTGGTGATGATCAAAGATTTCCAGAACTTTGCCAATCGCGGCAATTACTACAATGAACAAGATGATCCACTGATGGCTCATCTCTTTAACTTGGATGGTCAGAAATGGCGCAATATGCGAACCAAACTCACTCCAACATTTACCTCACTCAAAATGCATCACATGTATCCGACAATTGTGGAAATCGGCGATCGATTTATAAATTTGATGAACGAGGAAATGCTTAAAGCTCGTGCCGTATCCAACAATGGTGAAGCAGCTGTTGAGGTCAAGGATCTATTGGCTCGTTTCACCACCGATGTCATAGGCAGTTGTGCCTTTGGCCTGGACTGCAACAGTCTCAAGGATCCCAATGCCGAGTTCCGTTCCGTAAGTCGGCGAATGCTTGCACAACGTCGTCATGGTCCCATTGCCATGAGTTTTATGGGCACTTATCCCAATTTGGCTCGTAAATTGCATATGAAATTTCTTCCGGACTATGCCGCAGAGTTTTATTTACGTGTGATTAAGGAATCGATAGATCATCGTGATAAAAATAATATCGAACGAGGCGATTTCTTGAATCTAGTGATGGAGATGCGTGAAGCTGTTGACGGAATGACTTTTAACCAAATAGCAGCtcaatgttttgttttccttttggcTGGCTTTGAGACCAGTTCAAGCACCATGGGTTTTGCTCTCTACGAGTTGGCTTTGAATCAAGATGTTCAAGAGAAAGCCAGACAGGAGGTTAAAGAGATATTAGCAAAACACGGTGAATTTACTTATGAGGCCATGAAGGAATTAAAATACTTACAGCAAGTGTTGTATG AAACCATGCGCAAGTGGCCAATTCTTCCTATTTTAACTCGCCTAACCGAAAAGGATTATCCAGTTCCTGGCACTAACTCCCAAGTCTTTGAAGCTGGCACTCAATTGATTATACCCGCTGATGCCATACATCATGATCCCGAAATCTATCCCGATCCGGAGAAATTCGATCCAGAACGTTTTAGCCACGACGCTGTGGAGAAACGTCATGCCATGACCTGGCTGCCGTTTGGTTCGGGTCCTCGGAATTGTATTGGTTCTCGTTTTGGTGAAATGCAATCGATTGTTGGCTTGGCTCTGCTTCTAAAGAAGTTCAAATTTCTACCAGCCAAAGAGACGCCCATACCATTGCAGCTCAATAAAAAATCTTTCCTATTGACATCCGATTCGGGAATCGTATTGGATGTTCAATCGATTTAG